In the genome of Streptomyces sp. NBC_00190, one region contains:
- a CDS encoding alpha-1,4-glucan--maltose-1-phosphate maltosyltransferase produces MIGRIPVLDVRPAVDCGARPAKAVVDEVFEISATVFREGHDAVSAHVVLRDPSGRLRPPVPLRELAPGTDRWGARVSAEAEGRWTYTVEAWSDPVATWRAHAAIKIPACIDTGLTLLEGADLYARAGARIPKRDGREAVLAAAEVMRDEDRPAAERYAAALGPAVDAALAKRPYRELVTSAKPLPLLVERKRALFGSWYEMFPRSEGAVVEPGEAPVSGTFRTAAERLPAIAAMGFDVVYLPPIHPIGSTYRKGPNNTLSAGSWDPGVPWAIGSTEGGHDAVHPELGTIEDFDAFVARARELGLEIALDFALQCSPDHPWVEKNPQWFRHRADGTIAYAENPPKKYQDIYPVHFDTDMAGIVEETCRILRHWMDHGVRIFRVDNPHTKPVVFWQKVIADINKSDPDVIFLAEAFTRPAMMRALAAVGFQQSYTYFTWRNTKAEITEYLTELSDTPSACVMRPNFFVNTPDILHEYLQLGGRPAFEVRAVLAATLSPAWGVYAGYELCENTPVREGSEEYLNSEKYELRPRDWAAADREGRTIAPLITALNRMRRRNPALQQLRDIHFHSTDNEQVIAYSKHAGANSVLVVVNLDPHHTQEATVSLDMPVLGLDWHGSLAVRDELTGDTYHWGRANYVRLEPGRTPAHVLAALRPSPPTGGSPTT; encoded by the coding sequence ATGATCGGTCGCATTCCCGTGCTGGACGTCCGCCCCGCCGTCGACTGCGGCGCCAGACCCGCCAAGGCGGTCGTGGACGAAGTCTTCGAGATCTCAGCCACCGTGTTCCGCGAGGGACACGACGCCGTATCCGCGCACGTCGTGCTGCGGGATCCGAGCGGGCGGCTGCGGCCCCCCGTACCGCTGCGCGAGCTCGCCCCCGGAACCGACCGGTGGGGGGCCCGGGTGTCCGCCGAGGCCGAGGGGAGGTGGACGTACACCGTCGAGGCGTGGAGCGACCCGGTGGCCACCTGGCGGGCCCATGCGGCGATCAAGATCCCCGCCTGTATCGACACCGGCCTCACCCTCCTCGAAGGCGCCGATCTCTACGCGCGCGCCGGCGCCCGGATCCCCAAGCGGGACGGCCGCGAGGCCGTGCTGGCCGCCGCCGAGGTGATGCGCGACGAGGACCGGCCGGCCGCCGAACGGTACGCGGCGGCCCTCGGCCCGGCCGTGGACGCGGCGCTCGCCAAGCGCCCGTACCGCGAGCTGGTCACCTCCGCCAAGCCGCTGCCCCTCCTCGTCGAACGCAAGCGCGCCCTCTTCGGATCCTGGTACGAGATGTTCCCCCGCTCCGAGGGAGCCGTCGTCGAGCCCGGCGAGGCTCCGGTCAGCGGGACCTTCCGGACCGCCGCCGAACGGCTGCCCGCGATCGCCGCGATGGGCTTCGACGTGGTCTACCTGCCGCCCATCCACCCCATCGGTAGCACCTACCGCAAGGGCCCGAACAACACACTTTCCGCCGGTAGTTGGGACCCGGGCGTGCCCTGGGCCATCGGCTCCACCGAGGGCGGGCACGACGCCGTGCACCCCGAGCTCGGCACCATCGAGGACTTCGACGCCTTCGTCGCGCGCGCCCGGGAGCTGGGCCTGGAGATCGCCCTGGACTTCGCCCTCCAGTGCTCCCCCGACCACCCCTGGGTGGAGAAGAACCCGCAGTGGTTCCGCCACCGCGCCGACGGGACGATCGCGTACGCCGAGAACCCGCCGAAGAAGTACCAGGACATCTACCCCGTCCACTTCGACACCGACATGGCCGGCATCGTCGAGGAGACCTGCCGGATCCTGCGGCACTGGATGGACCACGGCGTCCGCATCTTCCGGGTGGACAACCCGCACACCAAGCCCGTCGTCTTCTGGCAGAAGGTGATCGCGGACATCAACAAGTCCGATCCCGACGTGATCTTCCTGGCGGAGGCCTTCACCCGTCCCGCGATGATGCGCGCCCTGGCCGCCGTCGGCTTCCAGCAGTCGTACACGTACTTCACCTGGCGCAACACCAAGGCCGAGATCACCGAGTACCTGACCGAGCTGTCCGACACCCCGTCGGCCTGCGTCATGCGGCCGAACTTCTTCGTCAACACCCCCGACATCCTCCACGAGTACCTCCAGCTGGGCGGCCGCCCCGCGTTCGAGGTGCGCGCGGTGCTCGCCGCCACCCTGTCCCCCGCCTGGGGCGTCTACGCCGGCTACGAGCTCTGCGAGAACACCCCGGTGCGGGAGGGCAGCGAGGAGTACCTGAACTCCGAGAAGTACGAGCTGCGGCCGCGCGACTGGGCCGCCGCCGACCGCGAGGGCCGCACCATCGCCCCGCTGATCACCGCCCTGAACCGGATGCGCCGCCGCAACCCCGCGCTCCAGCAATTGCGCGACATCCACTTCCACTCGACCGACAACGAACAGGTGATCGCCTATTCGAAGCACGCCGGAGCCAATTCCGTACTGGTGGTCGTCAACCTCGATCCGCACCACACCCAGGAGGCGACGGTGTCGTTGGACATGCCGGTACTCGGCCTCGACTGGCACGGGTCCCTCGCGGTGCGCGACGAGCTCACCGGCGATACCTACCACTGGGGCAGGGCCAACTACGTGCGCCTAGAGCCGGGCCGAACGCCCGCGCACGTACTGGCGGCTCTGCGACCGTCCCCGCCCACCGGAGGGTCACCCACCACATGA
- a CDS encoding ADP-ribosylglycohydrolase family protein → MNGGVGVARDSLEGLVLGDAFGQSWFVRDAEAGERWLAGRVLRPGPWKWTDDGAMAIVLYEHLVRYGEVREDALAAGFAAEYARDPYRQYGASMHEVLERIGAGEGWRAVTAEQFDGQGSWGNGAAMRVAPLGAWFRTDLAMVVDQARRSALATHAHPEAVAGAVAVAVAAALAAAGRGGPAPSRPEFLREVAARVAPSEVRTLLLEAAALPAGTTVRKAADRLGSGWRISAPDTVPFALWCAALSPDDLPEALWRTVEGWGDRDTTCAIVGGVIAARTSLSAVPAQWRAHTEAIPARRP, encoded by the coding sequence ATGAACGGTGGGGTGGGTGTGGCACGCGACAGCCTTGAGGGCCTGGTACTCGGGGACGCCTTCGGGCAGAGCTGGTTCGTACGGGACGCCGAGGCCGGGGAGCGGTGGCTGGCCGGGCGGGTGCTGCGGCCGGGGCCGTGGAAGTGGACGGACGACGGGGCCATGGCGATCGTGCTGTACGAGCACCTGGTCCGCTACGGGGAGGTCCGCGAGGACGCGCTGGCCGCCGGCTTCGCCGCCGAGTACGCGCGGGACCCGTATCGGCAGTACGGGGCTTCCATGCACGAGGTGCTGGAGCGGATCGGGGCCGGGGAGGGCTGGCGGGCCGTCACCGCCGAGCAGTTCGACGGCCAGGGTTCGTGGGGCAACGGGGCGGCGATGCGGGTGGCTCCGCTCGGCGCCTGGTTCCGGACGGACCTCGCGATGGTGGTCGACCAGGCGCGGCGCTCGGCGCTGGCCACGCACGCGCACCCGGAGGCGGTGGCCGGTGCGGTCGCCGTGGCGGTGGCGGCCGCGCTGGCCGCCGCCGGCCGGGGCGGCCCCGCGCCGAGCCGCCCGGAGTTCCTGCGCGAGGTGGCGGCCCGGGTGGCGCCCTCGGAGGTACGGACCCTGCTGCTGGAGGCCGCCGCCCTGCCCGCCGGGACCACGGTCCGGAAGGCCGCCGACCGCCTGGGCTCGGGCTGGCGGATCTCGGCGCCGGACACGGTGCCGTTCGCACTGTGGTGCGCGGCGCTCTCCCCCGACGACCTCCCCGAGGCGCTGTGGCGCACCGTGGAGGGCTGGGGCGACCGGGACACCACGTGCGCGATCGTCGGCGGCGTGATCGCCGCCCGCACGTCGCTGTCCGCCGTCCCCGCGCAGTGGCGCGCCCACACCGAAGCGATCCCGGCCCGGCGTCCCTAG
- a CDS encoding helix-turn-helix domain-containing protein encodes MAPGHVAYGLRAQYGLIVAPETVLAWERGEISPTSAELTALAGVLWCSPGELLAEPVTLREHRIARGLAAEELARRIGLEANSYQKMEDTGRWKGNERQSASLATVLGLTLAQFVAATGKQEELAELLRSAVTTRWQAYVKPLSKLLPIPKANLERVLEQLHGDYQSRMVATLSWGGGQGEAGSGDAGRAFLAEIVDRFWHLAGGGA; translated from the coding sequence ATGGCTCCCGGTCATGTCGCCTATGGCCTGCGCGCCCAGTACGGACTGATCGTCGCGCCCGAGACCGTGCTGGCCTGGGAGCGTGGCGAGATATCGCCCACCTCGGCCGAGCTCACGGCCCTCGCCGGCGTCCTGTGGTGTTCGCCCGGGGAGCTGCTGGCCGAGCCGGTCACCCTGCGGGAGCACCGGATCGCCAGGGGGCTGGCCGCCGAGGAGCTGGCCCGGCGGATCGGGCTGGAGGCGAACTCGTACCAGAAGATGGAGGACACCGGGCGCTGGAAGGGCAACGAGCGGCAGTCCGCCTCCCTCGCGACGGTGCTCGGGCTGACCCTGGCCCAGTTCGTGGCGGCCACCGGCAAGCAGGAGGAGCTGGCGGAGCTGCTGCGCAGTGCGGTGACCACGCGCTGGCAGGCGTACGTGAAGCCGCTGAGCAAGCTGCTGCCCATCCCCAAGGCCAATCTGGAGCGGGTGCTGGAGCAGCTGCACGGGGACTACCAGTCGCGGATGGTGGCGACGCTCAGCTGGGGCGGCGGCCAGGGTGAGGCGGGCAGCGGCGACGCGGGCCGGGCGTTCCTCGCCGAGATCGTGGACCGCTTCTGGCACCTCGCGGGCGGCGGGGCATAG
- a CDS encoding MerR family transcriptional regulator: MRIGELAERAGTSTRTLRYYESRGLLPARRADNGYRTYDEDDLRLLSQIRTLQDFGFELEETRPFVDCLRAGHPDGDSCPASLAVYRRKLAELDGLIGQLADVRDQVARRLADAEEAAGEAAAPRCEMTG, from the coding sequence ATGCGCATCGGCGAACTGGCGGAACGGGCCGGGACCAGCACCCGGACGCTCAGGTACTACGAGTCGCGCGGGCTGCTGCCCGCGCGGCGGGCGGACAACGGCTACCGGACGTACGACGAGGACGACCTGCGGCTGCTGAGCCAGATCCGCACGCTCCAGGACTTCGGCTTCGAACTGGAGGAGACCCGGCCCTTCGTGGACTGCCTGAGGGCAGGCCACCCGGACGGGGACTCCTGCCCGGCCTCGCTCGCCGTGTACCGGCGCAAGCTCGCCGAGCTGGACGGCCTGATCGGCCAGCTCGCCGACGTACGGGACCAGGTCGCGCGCCGGCTGGCCGACGCCGAGGAGGCCGCCGGGGAGGCGGCCGCCCCGCGCTGCGAGATGACGGGCTGA
- a CDS encoding ATP-dependent 6-phosphofructokinase, with protein sequence MRIGVLTAGGDCPGLNAVIRSVVHRAMVGHGDEVIGFEDGFKGLLDGHFRPLDINAVSGILARGGTILGSARMERARLHEAAENAQELAKRYGIDALIPIGGEGTLTAARMLSDAGMPVVGVPKTIDNDISSTDRTFGFDTAVMVATEAIDRLKTTAESHQRVMVVEVMGRHAGWIALESGMAGGAHGICLPERPFEVDALVKMVEERFARGKKFAVVCIAEGAHPAEGSMPYEKGAIDQYGHERFAGIGNRLAVELEHRLGKEARPVILGHVQRGGTPTAYDRVLATRFGWHAVEAVHRGDFGNMTALRGTDIVMAPLASAVSELKTVPEYRMYEAESVF encoded by the coding sequence ATGCGTATCGGAGTTCTCACCGCAGGCGGCGACTGTCCGGGCCTCAACGCTGTCATCCGGTCGGTCGTACACCGTGCCATGGTCGGGCACGGAGATGAGGTCATCGGTTTCGAGGACGGATTCAAAGGACTCCTCGACGGGCACTTCCGCCCGCTCGACATCAATGCCGTCAGCGGCATTCTGGCGCGCGGCGGCACGATCCTCGGTTCGGCCCGCATGGAGCGCGCGCGTCTGCACGAGGCCGCCGAGAACGCGCAGGAGCTGGCGAAGCGGTACGGCATCGACGCCCTCATCCCGATCGGCGGCGAGGGCACCCTGACCGCCGCCCGAATGCTGTCGGACGCCGGAATGCCCGTCGTCGGCGTACCGAAGACCATCGACAACGACATCTCCTCCACCGACCGGACCTTCGGCTTCGACACCGCCGTCATGGTCGCCACCGAGGCCATCGACCGCCTGAAGACCACCGCGGAGTCGCACCAGCGCGTCATGGTCGTCGAGGTCATGGGCCGCCACGCGGGCTGGATCGCCCTGGAGTCCGGTATGGCCGGCGGCGCCCACGGGATCTGCCTGCCGGAGCGCCCGTTCGAGGTGGACGCCCTGGTGAAGATGGTGGAGGAACGCTTCGCCCGCGGCAAGAAGTTCGCCGTCGTCTGCATCGCCGAGGGCGCGCACCCGGCCGAGGGTTCCATGCCGTACGAGAAGGGCGCGATCGACCAGTACGGTCACGAGCGCTTCGCCGGCATCGGCAACCGCCTCGCGGTCGAGCTGGAGCACCGCCTGGGCAAGGAGGCCCGGCCGGTCATCCTCGGCCACGTCCAGCGCGGCGGCACCCCCACCGCGTACGACCGCGTGCTCGCGACGCGCTTCGGCTGGCACGCCGTCGAAGCCGTCCACCGCGGCGACTTCGGCAACATGACGGCCCTGCGCGGCACCGACATCGTGATGGCCCCGCTGGCCTCGGCCGTCAGCGAGCTCAAGACCGTCCCCGAGTACCGCATGTACGAGGCCGAGTCGGTGTTCTGA
- the treS gene encoding maltose alpha-D-glucosyltransferase has translation MMINDPVHDTFEDTPAKDRDPDWFKRAVFYEVLVRSFHDSNGDGVGDLKGLTAKLDYLQWLGVDCLWLPPFFASPLRDGGYDVSDYTSVLPEFGDLADFVEFVDAAHQRGMRVIIDFVMNHTSDQHEWFQQSRKDPDGPYGDYYMWADNDKQYQDARIIFVDTETSNWTYDPLRKQYYWHRFFSHQPDLNFENPAVQEEIVSALRFWLDLGIDGFRLDAVPYLYAEEGTNCENLPRTHELLKRVRAEIDAHYPDTVLLAEANQWPEDVVDYFGDYAKGGDECHMAFHFPVMPRIFMAVRRESRYPVSEILAKTPAIPDRCQWGIFLRNHDELTLEMVTDEERDYMYAEYAKDPRMRANIGIRRRLAPLLDNDRNQMELFTALLLSLPGSPVLYYGDEIGMGDNIWLGDRDGVRTPMQWTPDRNAGFSSCDPGRLNLPVIMDPVHGYQVTNVEAAMASPSSLLHWTRRLIEIRKANPAFGLGSYTELPSSNPAVLAFLREFGDDLVLCVHNFSRFAQPTELDLRSFNGRVPVELTGDVRFPPIGEWPYLLTLAGHGFYWFRLRTEQRAEK, from the coding sequence ATGATGATCAACGATCCCGTCCACGACACGTTCGAGGACACCCCCGCCAAGGACCGCGATCCCGACTGGTTCAAGCGGGCCGTCTTCTACGAGGTCCTCGTCCGCTCCTTCCACGACAGCAACGGCGACGGCGTGGGGGACCTCAAGGGGCTCACCGCCAAGCTGGACTACCTCCAATGGCTCGGTGTCGACTGCCTCTGGCTGCCGCCGTTCTTCGCCTCACCCCTCCGCGACGGGGGCTACGACGTCTCCGACTACACCTCGGTACTCCCCGAGTTCGGCGACCTCGCCGACTTCGTGGAGTTCGTGGACGCCGCGCACCAGCGCGGCATGCGGGTGATCATCGACTTCGTCATGAACCACACGAGCGACCAGCACGAGTGGTTCCAGCAGTCCCGCAAGGACCCCGACGGTCCGTACGGCGACTACTACATGTGGGCCGACAACGACAAGCAGTACCAGGACGCCCGCATCATCTTCGTCGACACCGAGACCTCGAACTGGACGTACGACCCGCTGCGCAAGCAGTACTACTGGCACCGCTTCTTCTCGCACCAGCCGGACCTGAACTTCGAAAACCCGGCCGTCCAGGAGGAGATCGTCTCCGCCCTCCGCTTCTGGCTGGACCTCGGCATCGACGGGTTCCGGCTCGACGCCGTCCCGTACCTGTACGCCGAGGAGGGCACCAACTGCGAGAACCTGCCGCGCACCCACGAGCTGCTCAAGCGGGTGCGGGCGGAGATCGACGCGCACTACCCCGACACGGTGCTGCTCGCCGAGGCCAACCAGTGGCCCGAGGACGTCGTCGACTACTTCGGGGACTACGCGAAGGGCGGGGACGAGTGCCACATGGCGTTCCACTTCCCCGTCATGCCGCGCATCTTCATGGCCGTACGAAGAGAGTCCCGCTACCCCGTCTCCGAAATCCTGGCCAAGACCCCGGCGATCCCGGACCGCTGCCAGTGGGGCATCTTCCTGCGCAACCACGACGAGCTCACCCTCGAAATGGTCACGGACGAAGAGCGCGACTACATGTACGCCGAGTACGCCAAGGACCCGCGGATGCGGGCCAACATCGGCATCCGGCGCCGGCTGGCCCCGCTCCTGGACAACGACCGCAACCAGATGGAGCTGTTCACCGCCCTGCTGCTGTCGCTGCCGGGCTCGCCGGTGCTCTACTACGGCGACGAGATCGGCATGGGCGACAACATCTGGCTGGGCGACCGCGACGGCGTGCGCACTCCCATGCAGTGGACCCCGGACCGCAATGCCGGTTTCTCCTCCTGCGATCCGGGCAGGCTGAACCTGCCGGTCATCATGGACCCGGTCCACGGGTACCAGGTCACCAATGTCGAGGCCGCGATGGCATCGCCCTCCTCACTGCTGCACTGGACCCGTCGGCTGATCGAGATCCGCAAGGCGAACCCGGCCTTCGGACTCGGCTCGTACACCGAACTGCCCTCGTCCAACCCGGCGGTGCTCGCGTTCCTGCGCGAGTTCGGGGACGACCTGGTGCTGTGCGTGCACAACTTCTCGCGCTTCGCGCAGCCCACCGAGCTGGATCTGCGGTCGTTCAACGGGCGGGTCCCGGTGGAGCTCACGGGTGATGTGCGCTTCCCGCCGATCGGCGAGTGGCCGTACCTGCTGACCCTGGCGGGACACGGCTTCTACTGGTTCCGCCTGCGCACCGAGCAGCGCGCCGAGAAGTAG
- a CDS encoding maltokinase N-terminal cap-like domain-containing protein → MSEAASARSRLTADRATGIAGIAGFAGIAGIGPLEPMLRAWLPAQRWFAGKGRTIGTLKAVSAAELLPPGSTPGLLHLLLDVDGDCYQLLLGIRPSLPPALAPTLIGHAEDGPYAGRAVYEALGDPRLAAMLLERLRSPGSLGPLRFDRDPDAPVPTGLAPRPLSGEQTNSSLIYGDSYILKVFRRVGPGVNPDLELPRALAAAGCARVPAPVAWYEAELPGSEPLTLGVLQPYLRGSDDGWQLALRRLDAGEDFTAEAYALGRATAEVHSALAAALPTVALGPEQTARLAAGMTARLAATAREVPALRPYEAGLRGAFDALAASRGAGVPAQRIHGDLHLGQTLRTLDGSWSLIDFEGEPARPLADRRRPEPAVRDIAGILRSFDYAARSHRPFAPAWADDCRAAFCEGYARTTGRDPREDPVLLRAYETDKAVYEARYESRHRPDWLHVPMAAIRRLSEPQRPAHRVPPTPPVPGSISTHPQPHQKPPRRPLA, encoded by the coding sequence ATGTCGGAGGCTGCATCCGCCCGGAGCCGGCTGACGGCCGACCGGGCCACCGGGATCGCCGGGATCGCCGGGTTCGCCGGGATCGCCGGTATCGGCCCGCTGGAACCGATGCTGCGGGCCTGGCTGCCCGCACAGCGCTGGTTCGCGGGCAAGGGCCGCACCATCGGCACGCTCAAGGCCGTGTCGGCGGCCGAGCTGCTGCCGCCGGGATCCACCCCCGGACTCCTGCACCTGCTCCTCGACGTCGACGGGGACTGCTACCAACTCCTGCTGGGCATCCGCCCGTCCCTGCCGCCCGCGCTCGCGCCCACGTTGATCGGGCACGCCGAGGACGGCCCGTACGCGGGCCGGGCGGTGTACGAGGCGCTGGGCGACCCCCGGCTCGCCGCCATGCTGCTGGAACGATTGCGCTCCCCCGGCAGTCTCGGCCCGCTCCGCTTCGACCGGGACCCGGACGCGCCGGTACCGACCGGGCTCGCACCCCGGCCGCTGTCCGGCGAGCAGACCAACTCCTCTCTGATCTACGGGGATTCGTACATCCTGAAGGTGTTCCGGCGGGTGGGCCCCGGGGTCAATCCGGACCTGGAGCTGCCCCGGGCCCTGGCCGCCGCCGGCTGCGCCCGTGTCCCGGCGCCCGTCGCCTGGTACGAGGCCGAGCTGCCCGGGAGCGAGCCGCTCACCCTGGGCGTGCTCCAGCCGTACCTGCGCGGCTCCGACGACGGCTGGCAGCTCGCCCTGCGCCGGCTGGACGCCGGGGAGGACTTCACGGCCGAGGCGTACGCGCTGGGCCGGGCCACCGCCGAGGTGCACAGCGCGCTCGCCGCCGCGCTGCCCACCGTGGCGCTCGGCCCGGAACAGACCGCCCGGCTCGCCGCCGGAATGACGGCCCGGCTGGCCGCCACCGCCCGGGAGGTGCCCGCGCTGCGGCCCTACGAGGCGGGGCTGCGGGGGGCGTTCGACGCGCTGGCCGCCTCCCGGGGGGCCGGGGTACCCGCGCAGCGGATCCACGGGGACCTCCATCTGGGGCAGACCCTGCGCACCCTCGACGGCTCCTGGTCGTTGATCGATTTCGAGGGGGAGCCGGCCCGGCCGCTGGCCGACCGGCGCCGCCCCGAACCGGCCGTTCGCGACATCGCCGGGATACTGCGCTCCTTCGACTACGCCGCGCGCTCGCACCGGCCGTTCGCCCCCGCCTGGGCGGACGACTGCCGGGCCGCCTTCTGCGAGGGCTACGCCCGCACCACGGGCCGCGACCCCCGCGAGGACCCGGTGCTGCTGCGCGCGTACGAGACCGACAAGGCGGTGTACGAGGCCCGTTACGAGTCCCGGCACCGCCCCGACTGGCTGCACGTCCCGATGGCCGCGATCCGGCGGCTCTCCGAGCCGCAGCGGCCCGCCCACCGGGTACCGCCGACCCCGCCCGTCCCCGGCTCCATCTCCACGCATCCCCAACCCCATCAGAAGCCCCCGAGGAGGCCGCTCGCGTGA
- the glgB gene encoding 1,4-alpha-glucan branching enzyme, with translation MSAARQPSPTVHDEAASVPAAAKKPRAPRARRAAPPRGVRPAPALGGEERARLLEGRHHDPHAVLGARAQRGGVAFRVLRPYAKTVTILAKGLRTELFDEGDGLFSGLLPLTGVPDYRLLVAYDSDEIEIHDPYRFLPSLGELDLHLIGEGRHEQLWKALGAEPVEHQGVAGTRFTVWAPNAQGVRVTGDFSYWDSVAYPMRSLGSSGVWELFLPGVGAGALYKFDITRPDGSHTLRADPMARSAEVPPANASRVTASAHEWRDEEWMANRGARTPHQAPFSVYELHLASWRPGLSYRQLAEQLPAYVKELGFTHVELMPVAEHPFGGSWGYQVTGFYAPTSRMGTPDDFRFLVDALHRAGIGVIVDWVPAHFPRDEWALAEFDGRPLYEHQDPRRAAHPDWGTLEFDYGRKEVRNFLVANAVYWCEEFHVDGLRVDAVASMLYLDYSRGEGEWAPNEHGGRENLDAVALLQEMNATVYRRCPGVVTIAEESTAWEGVTRPTDVGGLGFGLKWNMGWMHDTLRYMSKESVHRKYHHHDMTFGMVYAYSENYVLPISHDEVVHGKGSLVSKMPGGDWWQQRAAHRAYLGFMWAHPGKQLLFMGQEFAQGSEWSETYGPDWWVLDDSYAAAGDHRGVRTLVRDLNRAYTAAPALWERDSVPEGFAWVEADAAEDNVFAFLRYAQDGSQLLCVSNFSPVVRHGYRIGVPEDVAQWREVLNTDQEQYGGSGVRHLQPLRPEPVPAQGRPASLRMTLPPLATVWLRP, from the coding sequence GTGAGCGCCGCACGACAGCCGTCACCGACCGTCCACGACGAAGCCGCATCCGTCCCGGCGGCGGCCAAGAAGCCGCGCGCGCCACGGGCCCGACGTGCCGCCCCGCCCCGCGGGGTCCGGCCGGCGCCCGCGCTCGGCGGGGAGGAACGGGCCCGGCTGCTGGAGGGCCGCCACCACGATCCCCACGCGGTGCTGGGGGCCCGTGCGCAGCGGGGCGGGGTGGCCTTCCGCGTGCTGCGCCCGTACGCCAAGACGGTCACCATCCTCGCCAAGGGGCTGCGGACCGAGCTCTTCGACGAGGGCGACGGGCTGTTCTCCGGGCTGCTGCCGCTGACCGGGGTGCCGGACTACCGGCTGCTGGTGGCGTACGACAGCGACGAGATCGAGATCCACGACCCGTACCGGTTCCTGCCCTCGCTCGGCGAGCTGGACCTGCACCTGATCGGCGAGGGCCGCCACGAGCAGCTGTGGAAGGCGCTCGGCGCGGAGCCCGTCGAGCACCAGGGGGTGGCCGGCACCCGGTTCACGGTGTGGGCGCCCAACGCCCAGGGGGTCCGGGTCACCGGTGACTTCTCGTACTGGGACTCCGTCGCCTACCCGATGCGCTCGCTCGGGTCGAGCGGCGTGTGGGAGCTGTTCCTGCCCGGCGTGGGCGCCGGGGCGCTGTACAAGTTCGACATCACGCGCCCCGACGGCAGCCACACGCTGCGCGCCGACCCGATGGCCCGCTCGGCGGAGGTCCCGCCGGCGAACGCCTCACGGGTGACGGCGAGCGCGCACGAGTGGCGGGACGAGGAGTGGATGGCGAACCGCGGCGCCCGCACACCGCACCAGGCCCCCTTCTCGGTGTACGAGCTGCACCTGGCGTCCTGGCGGCCCGGGCTCTCCTACCGGCAGCTCGCCGAGCAGCTCCCCGCGTACGTGAAGGAGCTCGGTTTCACGCACGTGGAGCTGATGCCGGTCGCCGAGCACCCCTTCGGCGGCTCCTGGGGCTACCAGGTCACCGGCTTCTACGCGCCGACCTCGCGGATGGGCACCCCGGACGACTTCCGCTTCCTGGTGGACGCGCTGCACCGGGCCGGCATCGGGGTGATCGTCGACTGGGTGCCGGCGCACTTCCCGCGCGACGAATGGGCGCTCGCCGAGTTCGACGGGCGTCCGCTGTACGAGCACCAGGACCCGCGGCGGGCCGCCCATCCGGACTGGGGGACGCTGGAGTTCGACTACGGCCGCAAGGAGGTCCGCAACTTCCTCGTCGCCAACGCCGTGTACTGGTGCGAGGAGTTCCACGTCGACGGGCTGCGCGTGGACGCGGTGGCCTCGATGCTCTACCTCGACTACTCGCGCGGTGAGGGCGAGTGGGCGCCGAACGAGCACGGCGGCCGGGAGAACCTGGACGCGGTGGCGCTGCTCCAGGAGATGAACGCGACCGTGTACCGGCGCTGCCCGGGCGTGGTGACGATCGCGGAGGAGTCCACGGCCTGGGAGGGCGTGACCCGGCCGACGGACGTGGGCGGGCTGGGCTTCGGCCTGAAGTGGAACATGGGCTGGATGCACGACACGCTGCGCTACATGTCGAAGGAGTCGGTGCACCGCAAGTACCACCACCACGACATGACCTTCGGGATGGTCTATGCCTACAGCGAGAACTACGTGCTGCCGATCTCGCACGACGAGGTGGTGCACGGCAAGGGCTCGCTGGTGTCGAAGATGCCCGGCGGGGACTGGTGGCAGCAGCGGGCCGCGCACCGGGCGTACCTGGGCTTCATGTGGGCCCACCCGGGCAAGCAGCTCCTGTTCATGGGGCAGGAGTTCGCCCAGGGGTCGGAGTGGTCGGAGACGTACGGGCCGGACTGGTGGGTGCTGGACGACTCCTACGCGGCGGCCGGCGACCACCGGGGCGTGCGCACCCTCGTGCGCGACCTGAACCGCGCGTACACGGCGGCGCCCGCCCTGTGGGAGCGGGACTCCGTGCCGGAGGGCTTCGCCTGGGTGGAGGCGGACGCCGCGGAGGACAACGTCTTCGCCTTCCTGCGGTACGCGCAGGACGGCTCGCAGCTGCTGTGCGTGTCGAACTTCTCGCCGGTGGTCCGGCACGGGTACCGGATCGGCGTCCCGGAGGACGTCGCGCAGTGGCGGGAGGTCCTCAACACGGACCAGGAGCAGTACGGCGGCAGCGGCGTGCGCCATCTGCAGCCGCTGCGGCCCGAGCCGGTGCCCGCGCAGGGGCGGCCGGCGAGCCTGCGTATGACGCTCCCGCCACTGGCGACGGTCTGGCTCAGGCCGTAG
- a CDS encoding thioredoxin family protein, with protein MIHAQGVAEVTDADFEAEVLGERGRPVLVEFTADWCGPCRQLAPVLSAIAAEEADRLKVVQIDADRNPAAVTRYGVLSMPTLLVFRDGEPVQQMVGARAKRRLLQELEEQLATA; from the coding sequence ATGATCCACGCACAGGGTGTTGCGGAAGTGACCGACGCGGACTTCGAGGCGGAGGTGCTCGGCGAGCGGGGCAGGCCCGTCCTCGTCGAGTTCACGGCGGACTGGTGCGGCCCCTGCCGCCAGCTCGCCCCCGTGCTGTCCGCGATCGCCGCCGAGGAGGCCGACCGCCTCAAGGTCGTGCAGATCGACGCGGACCGCAACCCCGCCGCCGTCACGCGGTACGGGGTGCTGTCCATGCCGACCCTGCTCGTCTTCCGCGACGGCGAGCCCGTGCAGCAGATGGTCGGCGCCCGGGCCAAGCGCCGCCTGCTGCAGGAACTGGAGGAGCAGCTCGCTACGGCCTGA